One genomic segment of Pleurocapsa minor HA4230-MV1 includes these proteins:
- a CDS encoding ABC transporter permease: MQRYFKVLRLFWSTAIATELEYRLNFAIATITSIANLVGSLFGLSLFYRTGYTFQGWNWQEATIVLGLFTLLQGFSATFLVPNLNSIVKQVEQGTLDFVLLKPISSQFWLSTKTISPWGLPDLLFGSILIVYAGNQLGLAWYDYLASLIPLGFGVIILYSLWFILGATSIWFVKVYNVTEVLRGLLEAGRYPMVAYPVIYRFFFTFVVPVAFLTTVPAQAMLNRSELSWSIGAAILACALFIFSIFFWRFALLFYTSASS; encoded by the coding sequence ATGCAACGTTATTTCAAAGTTTTAAGGTTGTTTTGGTCTACGGCGATCGCCACAGAATTAGAGTATCGGCTCAATTTTGCGATCGCGACTATTACCAGTATTGCTAATTTAGTGGGTAGTTTGTTTGGACTATCGCTATTTTATCGGACTGGCTATACTTTCCAGGGCTGGAATTGGCAGGAAGCAACGATAGTTTTAGGTTTGTTTACTCTCTTGCAAGGCTTTTCTGCTACTTTTCTCGTCCCTAATTTAAACAGCATTGTCAAGCAGGTTGAACAGGGAACTCTCGACTTCGTGTTGCTCAAGCCGATCAGTAGTCAGTTTTGGTTATCTACCAAGACTATCTCTCCTTGGGGGTTGCCCGATCTACTGTTTGGTAGCATCCTGATAGTTTATGCTGGCAATCAATTGGGTTTAGCTTGGTATGACTATCTAGCGAGTCTAATTCCCCTAGGTTTTGGCGTGATTATTCTCTATAGCCTGTGGTTTATTTTAGGGGCAACTAGTATCTGGTTTGTTAAAGTTTATAACGTTACCGAAGTACTGCGAGGCTTATTAGAAGCGGGAAGATATCCGATGGTAGCCTATCCTGTTATTTATCGCTTCTTCTTTACTTTTGTTGTACCTGTGGCTTTTTTAACTACTGTTCCTGCTCAAGCTATGCTCAATCGTAGCGAACTTAGCTGGAGTATTGGTGCAGCTATTTTAGCCTGTGCCTTATTTATCTTCTCTATCTTTTTTTGGCGGTTTGCTTTACTTTTTTACACTAGCGCTTCGAGTTAG
- a CDS encoding TrkA family potassium uptake protein: protein MKSLNFLTNARTHNRQFAVIGLGRFGRAVCTSLHKMGYEVLGTDIDEKLVSQVLAQRVASHAIQLDSTEPESLKEAGIFEVDTVIVAIGNYLQESIITTLNVKEAGVEYVVAKASSEIHGKVLKRVGADRVVFPEYEAGCTLASTLTQPGLLERFQLDTENSIVEILTPAEFHGQTIAQLDLRKRYGVNVLAIGNGERFITNPIPGEILKKGSIMVVIGSNANIQRLPIK, encoded by the coding sequence TTGAAATCTCTCAATTTTTTAACTAACGCCCGTACTCACAACCGTCAGTTTGCTGTAATTGGCTTGGGACGTTTTGGTAGAGCAGTCTGTACTTCCTTACATAAGATGGGTTACGAAGTCTTAGGTACAGATATCGATGAAAAATTAGTCTCTCAGGTTTTAGCCCAAAGAGTCGCCTCCCACGCAATTCAGCTAGATTCGACTGAACCTGAATCCCTCAAAGAAGCAGGAATTTTTGAAGTAGACACCGTTATTGTGGCGATCGGTAACTATCTCCAAGAAAGCATTATTACAACTCTCAATGTTAAAGAAGCTGGAGTAGAGTATGTAGTTGCTAAGGCATCATCAGAAATTCATGGCAAAGTACTCAAGCGAGTCGGTGCAGATCGGGTAGTATTCCCTGAATATGAGGCTGGTTGCACTTTGGCTAGCACTTTAACTCAACCTGGACTCTTAGAACGGTTTCAGTTGGATACGGAGAATAGCATTGTGGAAATTTTAACCCCCGCAGAATTTCATGGTCAAACTATAGCCCAACTAGATTTGCGCAAGCGTTATGGAGTCAATGTTCTAGCGATTGGTAACGGTGAAAGATTTATCACTAATCCCATTCCAGGAGAAATACTGAAAAAAGGATCGATAATGGTGGTAATTGGCAGTAACGCCAATATCCAGCGCCTACCAATTAAATAA